The genomic segment CAAATGATATTCTGAATGTTAACAATAATATGGTTGGACGTGATGATCAAATGAAACGATTGTTAGAAGATCTGACTGGAAGCTACTCTGGTGAACCCAAAGTCATCCCGATTGTCGGGATGGGAGGCATAGGTAAAACAACCTTGGCAAAAGAAGTTTACAATCATGAATCAATTCTACGTCGTTTTGATGTTCGCGCCTGGGCTACTGTATCTCAACCGCACAACATAAAGGAAATTTTGCTGAGCCTTCTGCAATCGACGATCAAAATGGATGACACGGTTAAGACAAAAGGTGAAGCAGAGCTAGAAGACATGCTGCAGAaaagtttaaagaaaaagagGTACTTAATTGTCTTGGATGATATCTGGAGCTGTGAAGTGTGGGATGGCGTGAGACGATGCTTTCCAACTGAAGACAATGCAGGGAGTCGAATATTGTTGACTACCCGTAACAACGAAGTAGCTCGTGATGCTGATACAGAGAATCTTTCTATGCAGATGAACTTCATGGATCAAGATGAGAGTTGGAACCTTTTTAAAAGTGCAGCATTTTCAAATGAAGCGTTGTCATTTGAGTTTGAGACTATTGGGAAGAAAATCACAGAGAAATGTCACGGGTTACCACTAACTATTGTCGTGGTTGCTGGACTTCTGAAATCTAAAAGGGCAATAGAAGATTGGGAAAGTGTTTCCAAAGATGTCACTTCATTCATCACAAATGATCCTGATGAACATTGTTCACGTGTGCTTGGGTTGAGTTACAATCACTTGACTAGCGATCTAAAAGCATGTCTTCTGCAGTTCGGAGTTTTTGAAGAAGACAGTGAGATACCAGCgaagaaattgatgaaaacaTGGATGGCTGAGGGGTTCCTGAAGTTGGAAAATGACTTGGAAGGAGAGGCTGAGAAGTGTTTGCAAGAGCTTATCGATAGATGTCTAGTCCTCGTCTGCAAGAAAAGTCTAGATGGAACAAAAATTAGATCATGTAAGGTTCATGATCTAATATATGACCTGTGCGTGAGAGAAATTCAAAGGGAGAACATTTTTATCATGAACGACATTGTGCTTAGCGCATCAGATTCAGAATCTCTATATGTCAGTATGCAAAAAATGCTGCCCTTTAAACGCGTGACTGGTGATGAAATTGATTATTGTCCCCATGGTCTTTATAGGGCTCTTCTTACCCCTGTACATTGTCAGTTGAGAGATAATGACAACAACGATCTTTTGAAACGAACCcattctattttctcttttcatcttgAGGATTCATATTATTATATTCTCAAATCAGAGCTTATTCATTTCAAATTACTCAAAGTCTTGGAGTTGAGACACATAGAGATTGATAGTTTCCCTCTACAGATACTAAACCTCATCTGGTTGAGGTACCTATCATTGCTCTGCCGTAACAATTTAGACATACCTCCAGAAATTTGCAGGTTATGGAATCTGCAGACATTCATTGTTCATTCCAGGCTTAGTCAATTAGTTAAAATAACTTGTCCAGAGGAAATTTGGAAACTAATCCAATTAAGGCATCTCAAACTCCCAAGATTTTATTTGCCAGATTGCCCGAGTGGATCTGTTGACAAAGAAAGGCACTTGGATTTTTCAAAGTTACAAACTATTTCTTACTTGTCTACACATTGCACGAAGGAGGTTATTATGGGGATTCAGAATGTCAAGGAATTAGGAATCAGTGGAGGAAATACGATGGACTCTAATGGTCTTCTCAACAATCTTGTCCATCTGCAGAAACTTGAAACATTGAGTTTTATATTTTGCTTTGCCCATTTTCCAGCAAGTGCAAAAGCTTTTCCAGCAACGCTCAAGAAGCTGAAGCTAAGACGTACTTCATTAAGTTGGTCAAACTTGGACATCATAGCTGTGTTGCCTAACCTTGAGGTGCTGAAGCTGATGTGCTTTGCTTCTTGTGGCGAAGAATGGTATCCAAATGTCAGGGGATTTACTCGATTGAAGATTTTGTTAATTGAAGATCGTTTTCTCAAGTACTGGAAAGCCACTGATGACAATTTTCCTGTCCTTGAGCACCTTGTGCTTAAAAAATGCAGATATTTGAAAGAGATACCCCTTGAGTTTGCAGAAATCCACACACTACAACTGATTGAGCTAAAAAGTTGTCTTCCCGAACTTGGGGAATCTGCTGCAAGaattcaacaagaacaagaagcGCTTGGAAACAACCCCGTGGGCGTTCGTATCTCCTATCCATGTAAGTATATAGTATTTGCGATCGAACTCGCGCAGTAGGCtaaaggaagcgcccaagaagagcaaataacaccactgggctatctaagtgccttgtttcatgtggttcaacattaatatacgtacataaatgtacattttctaccttatatatatacaacgtaatttttttaccgagggggttcgagtgaaccccatggcaaccacgtaggtctgctcctgcattaatttaataacattttaataacattaatttaataacattttaattacgttaatttgataacgttaatttaatatactactactatccttaataacattaattcaataatgttttattaaaattataattttttttattattagtatagtttcatctttaatttaatatttaaataaataatatttagatatattatataacttaaattcgctctctgctttataatatatacatacccgTGCGATTTTTTCGTATaaggctgacccacctaattaataaatcttcaatattagatgtcattttaatttttgagtcgaaaataatgaaaaaataatagtgaaaagtcatttaaagatcatatttgtgcagttttgaatagttaaaagttatatttgtgcattgtcaaagtttggggtca from the Capsicum annuum cultivar UCD-10X-F1 chromosome 9, UCD10Xv1.1, whole genome shotgun sequence genome contains:
- the LOC107841000 gene encoding putative late blight resistance protein homolog R1B-16, translated to MAHASVASLMRTIESLLTSSSPMQSLICDHKEELCALREKVSSLEVFLKNFEKNNVFGEMMDFEVEVKEVASAVEYTIQLRLTETVLGENKSIIGIIGSIIFKGISNIWTRRKFRKSLQQLAKDIDHVWKESTKIQDKGKQVSKESLVHDFSSSTNDILNVNNNMVGRDDQMKRLLEDLTGSYSGEPKVIPIVGMGGIGKTTLAKEVYNHESILRRFDVRAWATVSQPHNIKEILLSLLQSTIKMDDTVKTKGEAELEDMLQKSLKKKRYLIVLDDIWSCEVWDGVRRCFPTEDNAGSRILLTTRNNEVARDADTENLSMQMNFMDQDESWNLFKSAAFSNEALSFEFETIGKKITEKCHGLPLTIVVVAGLLKSKRAIEDWESVSKDVTSFITNDPDEHCSRVLGLSYNHLTSDLKACLLQFGVFEEDSEIPAKKLMKTWMAEGFLKLENDLEGEAEKCLQELIDRCLVLVCKKSLDGTKIRSCKVHDLIYDLCVREIQRENIFIMNDIVLSASDSESLYVSMQKMLPFKRVTGDEIDYCPHGLYRALLTPVHCQLRDNDNNDLLKRTHSIFSFHLEDSYYYILKSELIHFKLLKVLELRHIEIDSFPLQILNLIWLRYLSLLCRNNLDIPPEICRLWNLQTFIVHSRLSQLVKITCPEEIWKLIQLRHLKLPRFYLPDCPSGSVDKERHLDFSKLQTISYLSTHCTKEVIMGIQNVKELGISGGNTMDSNGLLNNLVHLQKLETLSFIFCFAHFPASAKAFPATLKKLKLRRTSLSWSNLDIIAVLPNLEVLKLMCFASCGEEWYPNVRGFTRLKILLIEDRFLKYWKATDDNFPVLEHLVLKKCRYLKEIPLEFAEIHTLQLIELKSCLPELGESAARIQQEQEALGNNPVGVRISYPL